The Streptomyces achromogenes genome window below encodes:
- a CDS encoding beta-galactosidase — MISTLQSRMLSGADGDPAPRLAYGADYNPEQWPRDVWAEDVRLMQEAGVTVVSVGIFSWARIQPGPDTWDFGWLDEVMDLLHAGGIGVDLATATASPPPWLTSAHPEILPVTANGETLWPGARQHWRPTSPVFREHALRLVREIAGRYKDHPALVAWHVSNELGCHNVYDHSDDAARAFRVWLRARYGSLDALNHAWGTAFWSQRYSDWEQILPPRLAASHPNPTQQLDFKRFSSDALKDHLVAEREILREITPGIPVTTNFMVMGGTKGMNYPDWASEIDFVSNDHYVHPGPQDRDELSFSANLVSGIAGGRPWFLMEHSTSAVNWQPVNVAKRPGDLARDSLLHVAHGADAVCFFQWRQSAAGAEKYHSAMVPHAGPDSDLFRAVADLGAQLKTLAPVAGSEREAASVGILYDWQSWWASEQDSHPTALLDYRQEALDWYSALLSLGVRADLVTTRADLSRHQVLVAPVLHVVPAELAKELTRYVEQGGHLVTTYFSGIVDENDHVWLGGYPGALRDLLGVRIEEFGPLLAGERVELDDSTWGTLWTDRIAVTGDETEVLAHYRTGVHAGRPAVTRRPTGAGSASYVSTRLGVDGLRSLLPRLLEPAGVGSELPADVRGKVELTVRRGAGERFLFLVNRTDATVPVAGLAGEVLIGSGGTDGALVLGPREVAVLRQPTR; from the coding sequence ATGATCTCCACCCTCCAGTCCCGCATGCTGAGCGGGGCGGACGGTGACCCCGCTCCGCGTCTGGCCTACGGCGCCGACTACAACCCCGAGCAGTGGCCCAGGGACGTGTGGGCGGAGGACGTCCGGCTGATGCAGGAGGCCGGCGTCACCGTCGTCTCCGTGGGGATCTTCTCCTGGGCCCGCATCCAGCCGGGCCCGGACACCTGGGACTTCGGCTGGCTCGACGAGGTCATGGACCTGCTGCACGCCGGCGGGATCGGTGTCGACCTGGCCACCGCCACCGCCTCCCCGCCTCCGTGGCTGACCAGCGCCCACCCCGAGATCCTGCCGGTCACGGCGAACGGCGAGACCCTGTGGCCGGGGGCGCGCCAGCACTGGCGGCCCACCTCGCCGGTCTTCCGCGAGCACGCCCTGCGGCTGGTCCGGGAGATCGCCGGCCGCTACAAGGACCACCCGGCCCTCGTCGCCTGGCACGTCTCCAACGAGCTGGGCTGCCACAACGTCTACGACCACTCGGACGACGCCGCCCGCGCCTTCCGGGTCTGGCTGCGCGCCCGCTACGGCAGCCTCGACGCGCTCAACCACGCCTGGGGCACGGCGTTCTGGTCGCAGCGCTACAGCGACTGGGAGCAGATCCTGCCGCCCCGGCTGGCCGCCTCGCACCCCAACCCGACCCAGCAGCTGGACTTCAAGCGGTTCTCCTCGGACGCCCTGAAGGACCACCTGGTCGCCGAGCGGGAGATCCTGCGGGAGATCACCCCCGGGATCCCGGTCACCACCAACTTCATGGTGATGGGCGGCACCAAGGGCATGAACTACCCGGACTGGGCGAGCGAGATCGACTTCGTCTCCAACGACCACTACGTGCACCCCGGCCCGCAGGACCGCGACGAGCTGTCGTTCTCCGCGAACCTCGTCAGCGGCATCGCGGGCGGGCGGCCGTGGTTCCTCATGGAGCACTCCACCAGCGCGGTCAACTGGCAGCCCGTCAACGTGGCGAAGCGGCCCGGCGACCTGGCCCGCGACTCACTGCTGCACGTGGCGCACGGCGCGGACGCGGTGTGCTTCTTCCAGTGGCGGCAGTCCGCGGCGGGCGCCGAGAAGTACCACTCGGCGATGGTTCCGCACGCCGGCCCCGACAGCGATCTCTTCCGCGCGGTCGCCGACCTCGGCGCCCAGCTCAAGACCCTGGCCCCGGTGGCGGGTTCGGAGCGCGAGGCGGCCTCCGTCGGCATCCTCTACGACTGGCAGTCGTGGTGGGCGAGCGAGCAGGACTCCCACCCCACCGCCCTGCTGGACTACCGGCAGGAGGCGCTCGACTGGTACTCGGCGCTGCTCTCCCTCGGCGTCCGCGCCGACCTCGTCACCACCCGCGCCGACCTCTCCCGGCACCAGGTGCTCGTCGCGCCCGTGCTGCACGTCGTCCCCGCCGAGCTCGCCAAGGAACTCACTCGGTACGTCGAGCAGGGCGGCCACCTCGTCACCACGTACTTCTCCGGGATCGTCGACGAGAACGACCACGTGTGGCTCGGCGGTTACCCGGGCGCCCTGCGCGACCTGCTCGGCGTCCGCATCGAGGAGTTCGGCCCGCTGCTCGCCGGCGAGCGCGTAGAGCTCGACGACTCCACCTGGGGCACCCTGTGGACGGACCGGATCGCCGTGACCGGCGACGAGACCGAGGTACTGGCGCACTACCGCACCGGAGTGCACGCCGGCCGCCCCGCCGTCACCCGGCGGCCCACCGGCGCCGGCTCCGCCTCCTACGTCTCCACCCGGCTCGGCGTCGACGGCCTCCGCTCGCTGCTGCCGCGGCTGCTGGAGCCGGCCGGCGTCGGCAGTGAACTCCCCGCCGACGTGCGGGGCAAGGTCGAGCTGACCGTCCGCCGCGGCGCCGGGGAGCGGTTCCTGTTCCTCGTCAACAGGACCGACGCGACGGTGCCGGTGGCCGGGCTGGCAGGAGAGGTCCTGATCGGCTCCGGCGGCACGGACGGCGCCCTGGTGCTCGGTCCGCGGGAGGTCGCCGTCCTGCGCCAGCCCACGCGCTAG
- a CDS encoding ABC transporter substrate-binding protein has translation MRRTTSRILRGIALVSTLALGVTACGGSDDDSDTKAVSAGDIQAALDKGGDITVWAWEPTLKTVAADFQKKYPKVKVNLVSERSGDKHYTALSNAISAGKGVPDVAQVEYFALGQYSLTKGLTDLAPYGADKLASKYTPGPWNAVSDGDKVYGLPMDSGPMALFYNKTVFDKYKIAVPTTWDEYLDAARKLHKADPKAYITSDLGDAGLTTSLLWQAGSRPYKVDGTKLGVNFDDAGAKKYETVWQQLISEKLLAPVNGWTDDWYKGLGDGTIATLATGAWMPANFATGVPNAKGQWRAAPMPAWTKGDKASAENGGSSLAVPTLAKNKELAYAFTEYANSGAGVATRISEGAFPATKAELESPAFQSKKFDYFDGQEANKIFADSAANVASDWSYLPFQPYANSIFNDTVGKAYVSGTKLADGLKAWQDASVKYGEEQGFTIQK, from the coding sequence ATGCGCAGAACAACGAGCCGCATCCTGCGCGGCATCGCCCTCGTCTCCACCCTGGCCCTGGGCGTCACCGCCTGCGGCGGCTCGGACGACGACTCCGACACCAAGGCCGTCTCCGCCGGCGACATCCAGGCAGCCCTGGACAAGGGCGGCGACATCACGGTCTGGGCGTGGGAGCCCACCCTGAAGACCGTGGCCGCCGACTTCCAGAAGAAGTACCCGAAGGTCAAGGTCAACCTGGTCAGCGAGCGCTCCGGCGACAAGCACTACACCGCGCTGTCCAACGCGATCTCGGCCGGCAAGGGCGTCCCGGACGTCGCCCAGGTCGAGTACTTCGCGCTCGGCCAGTACTCCCTGACCAAGGGCCTGACCGACCTGGCCCCCTACGGCGCCGACAAGCTCGCGTCGAAGTACACCCCGGGCCCGTGGAACGCGGTCAGCGACGGCGACAAGGTCTACGGCCTGCCGATGGACTCGGGTCCGATGGCGCTGTTCTACAACAAGACGGTCTTCGACAAGTACAAGATCGCCGTCCCCACCACCTGGGACGAGTACCTGGACGCGGCCCGCAAGCTCCACAAGGCCGACCCGAAGGCGTACATCACCAGCGACCTCGGTGACGCGGGCCTCACCACCTCCCTGCTGTGGCAGGCCGGTTCGCGCCCCTACAAGGTCGACGGCACCAAGCTCGGCGTCAACTTCGACGACGCCGGCGCCAAGAAGTACGAGACCGTCTGGCAGCAGCTGATCAGCGAGAAGCTGCTCGCCCCGGTCAACGGCTGGACCGACGACTGGTACAAGGGCCTGGGCGACGGCACCATCGCCACCCTGGCCACCGGCGCCTGGATGCCCGCCAACTTCGCCACCGGCGTCCCGAACGCCAAGGGCCAGTGGCGCGCGGCGCCGATGCCGGCCTGGACCAAGGGCGACAAGGCGAGCGCGGAGAACGGCGGCAGCTCGCTGGCCGTCCCGACGCTGGCCAAGAACAAGGAACTCGCCTACGCCTTCACCGAGTACGCCAACTCCGGCGCCGGTGTCGCCACCCGCATCAGCGAGGGCGCCTTCCCCGCAACCAAGGCGGAGCTCGAGTCGCCCGCGTTCCAGAGCAAGAAGTTCGACTACTTCGACGGCCAGGAGGCGAACAAGATCTTCGCCGACTCCGCCGCGAACGTGGCGAGCGACTGGTCGTACCTCCCGTTCCAGCCGTACGCCAACTCGATCTTCAACGACACGGTCGGCAAGGCCTACGTCTCCGGCACCAAGCTGGCGGACGGCCTGAAGGCCTGGCAGGACGCCTCGGTCAAGTACGGCGAGGAGCAGGGCTTCACCATCCAGAAGTAG
- a CDS encoding STM4012 family radical SAM protein: protein MTTAEPVTRTSPYQHYVYAYPHKTAYRPLPDRPLLAELWASEPKDALSLYLHIPFCEVRCGFCNLFTRIGAPDGLTGAYLDALERQATAVRDALGEGARFATAAFGGGTPTFLTATELERLCDIAEHRMGADLRAVPLSVEASPATATADRLAVLADRGATRLSLGVQSFVDAEARAAVRPQRRADVEAALGRVREARIPVLNIDLIYGIDGQTEQSWLHSLDAALTWRPEELYLYPLYVRPLTGLGRRHPAPGPRTGGDPAWDERRLTLYRAGRDHLLARGYTQHSMRMFRRADAPPQGADDYACQTDGMIGLGCGARSYTSGLHYSFDYAVDMHQIRGIIDDYVAGDAAGFARAQVGYPMSPAEARRRHLLQSLLQADGLRPDDYRDRFGSAPADDFGPELERFADRGWLSDADPTALRLTPEGLAHSDAVGPELFSPAVRTAMAAYERK, encoded by the coding sequence ATGACCACCGCCGAGCCGGTCACCCGCACCAGCCCGTACCAGCACTACGTCTACGCCTACCCGCACAAGACGGCCTACCGGCCGCTTCCCGACCGCCCCCTCCTCGCGGAGCTCTGGGCGAGCGAGCCCAAGGACGCCCTCTCCCTCTATCTGCACATCCCGTTCTGCGAGGTCCGCTGCGGGTTCTGCAACCTCTTCACCCGCATCGGCGCCCCCGACGGCCTGACGGGCGCCTATCTGGACGCGCTGGAACGGCAGGCCACCGCCGTGCGCGACGCACTGGGGGAGGGGGCCCGGTTCGCCACGGCCGCCTTCGGCGGCGGCACCCCCACCTTCCTCACCGCCACCGAGCTGGAGCGCCTCTGCGACATCGCCGAGCACCGCATGGGCGCCGACCTCCGCGCGGTCCCGCTCTCCGTGGAGGCGTCCCCCGCGACGGCCACGGCCGACCGGCTCGCCGTCCTCGCCGACCGCGGCGCCACCCGGCTCAGCCTGGGCGTGCAGAGCTTCGTCGACGCCGAGGCCCGGGCCGCCGTACGCCCGCAGCGCCGCGCCGACGTGGAGGCGGCGCTCGGGCGCGTGCGCGAGGCCCGCATCCCGGTCCTCAACATCGACCTGATCTACGGCATCGACGGCCAGACCGAGCAGAGCTGGCTGCACTCCCTGGACGCGGCCCTCACCTGGCGGCCCGAGGAGCTCTACCTCTACCCCCTCTACGTGCGCCCGCTGACCGGTCTCGGGCGGCGCCACCCCGCCCCCGGCCCGCGAACCGGCGGCGATCCGGCCTGGGACGAGCGGCGCCTGACCCTCTACCGGGCGGGCCGCGACCACCTCCTCGCGCGCGGCTACACCCAGCACTCCATGCGCATGTTCCGCCGCGCCGACGCCCCGCCGCAGGGCGCCGACGACTACGCCTGCCAGACCGACGGCATGATCGGCCTCGGCTGCGGCGCCCGCTCCTACACGTCGGGGCTGCACTACTCCTTCGACTACGCCGTGGACATGCACCAGATCCGCGGCATCATCGACGACTACGTGGCCGGCGACGCGGCCGGCTTCGCCCGCGCCCAGGTGGGTTACCCCATGAGCCCGGCCGAAGCGCGTCGCCGGCACCTCCTCCAGTCGCTCCTCCAGGCCGACGGGCTGCGCCCGGACGACTACCGGGACCGCTTCGGCAGCGCCCCCGCCGACGACTTCGGCCCCGAGCTCGAGCGGTTCGCCGACCGGGGCTGGCTGAGCGACGCCGACCCGACCGCCCTGCGGCTCACCCCCGAGGGCCTCGCCCACTCCGACGCCGTCGGCCCCGAGCTCTTCTCCCCGGCCGTGCGGACCGCCATGGCCGCCTACGAGCGGAAGTGA
- a CDS encoding STM4011 family radical SAM protein, translating to MDLTLLYRGPLASCDYDCPYCPFAKRRDSTAELRADRAALARFAAWAADRTDDRLSLLFTPWGEGLVRSWYRRALADLSRLPHIRRVAIQTNLSCRTDWLAEADADTLALWCTYHPGQTPYDRFLAKCRDLADRGVRFSVGVVGLPGHRDAARRLRADLPPHVYLWINAAEGHVYTDAEADDWTALDPLFPYSRHPHTSAGLPCRTGESVISVDGEGTVRRCHFVRAELGNLYDGSYRAALRPRACPLAVCDCHIGYVHLETLPLYDVFAGGVLERIPAAAPPRHSTPSRQPGPAQHSARVTGIATRAGTTD from the coding sequence ATGGATCTGACCCTGCTCTACCGCGGTCCGCTCGCCTCCTGCGACTACGACTGCCCCTACTGCCCGTTCGCCAAGCGACGGGACTCCACCGCCGAGCTGCGGGCCGACCGCGCCGCCCTGGCACGGTTCGCCGCGTGGGCGGCGGACCGGACCGACGACCGGCTCTCCCTCCTGTTCACCCCCTGGGGCGAGGGCCTGGTCCGCTCCTGGTACCGGCGCGCCCTCGCCGACCTCTCCCGCCTCCCGCACATCCGCCGGGTCGCGATCCAGACGAACCTCAGCTGCCGCACCGACTGGCTGGCCGAGGCCGACGCGGACACCCTGGCCCTGTGGTGCACCTACCACCCGGGCCAGACGCCGTACGACCGATTCCTCGCCAAGTGCCGCGACCTGGCCGACCGGGGCGTCCGCTTCAGCGTCGGCGTGGTCGGTCTGCCCGGACACCGGGACGCGGCCCGACGGCTGCGCGCCGACCTGCCCCCGCACGTCTACCTGTGGATCAACGCGGCCGAGGGGCACGTCTACACGGACGCCGAGGCCGACGACTGGACCGCGCTCGACCCGCTCTTCCCCTACAGCCGCCACCCGCACACCAGCGCCGGCCTGCCCTGCCGCACGGGCGAGTCGGTGATCTCGGTCGACGGCGAGGGCACCGTGCGGCGCTGCCACTTCGTCCGCGCCGAACTGGGCAACCTCTACGACGGCTCCTATCGCGCCGCGCTGCGTCCGCGGGCGTGTCCGCTCGCCGTCTGCGACTGCCACATCGGTTACGTCCACCTGGAGACGCTGCCGCTGTACGACGTCTTCGCCGGCGGCGTCCTGGAACGCATCCCGGCGGCCGCTCCTCCGCGGCACTCGACCCCGTCCCGGCAGCCCGGCCCCGCACAGCACTCCGCCCGCGTCACGGGGATCGCGACGCGGGCGGGGACGACGGACTGA
- a CDS encoding STM4014 family protein, translated as MDRTPVPVSDPVPRLAVVANPENRRVALFEEAVRTAGLPAPRIVPWADVLRARGADFAVDEIVRIDSPGENREVDRMLRGAPDPTRVEGSARWYAAFVAAVRSLRGGVRLTDPDDLAVLFDKRLCHGVLHAAGVPVPASPTSGPDGLPVRGWDDVRAAMREHRMPRLFVKPAHGSSASGVLAVEAGGGGRIRATTSVELTADGVLYNSLRVRRYERERDVAAVVDALAPDGLHLERWLPKASQSGRAADLRVVVVAGRATHAVVRTSRSPLTNLHLGGRRGDLDTAREAVEAAGARWADVLGVCEQAAACFPRTLCVGVDLLPAVGWRGAAIGEVNAFGDLLPRLTGLPGGGAEGQDTYAAQVAAVLRGFVPHRTGTPHA; from the coding sequence ATGGACCGCACGCCTGTGCCGGTGAGTGATCCCGTGCCGCGTCTCGCGGTGGTCGCCAACCCCGAGAACCGTCGGGTCGCCCTCTTCGAGGAGGCCGTGCGGACGGCCGGACTGCCCGCCCCGCGGATCGTCCCCTGGGCGGACGTCCTGCGCGCCCGGGGAGCCGACTTCGCCGTCGACGAGATCGTCCGGATCGACTCGCCCGGGGAGAACCGGGAGGTCGACCGGATGCTGCGGGGCGCCCCGGACCCCACCCGGGTCGAGGGATCGGCGCGCTGGTACGCCGCCTTCGTCGCCGCCGTGCGCAGCCTGCGCGGCGGCGTCCGCCTCACCGACCCCGACGACCTGGCCGTGCTGTTCGACAAACGGCTCTGCCACGGCGTCCTGCACGCGGCGGGCGTCCCGGTCCCCGCCTCGCCCACCTCGGGCCCGGACGGCCTGCCGGTGCGCGGCTGGGACGACGTGCGCGCCGCGATGCGCGAGCACCGGATGCCCCGGCTCTTCGTGAAGCCGGCGCACGGGTCGTCCGCGTCGGGGGTCCTCGCCGTCGAAGCGGGTGGCGGCGGCCGCATCAGGGCCACCACCTCCGTCGAACTGACCGCGGACGGCGTCCTGTACAACTCCCTGCGGGTGCGCCGCTACGAACGCGAGCGGGACGTCGCGGCCGTCGTCGACGCGCTCGCCCCCGACGGACTGCACCTGGAGCGCTGGCTGCCGAAGGCGTCCCAGAGCGGCCGGGCCGCCGACCTCCGGGTCGTCGTGGTGGCCGGCCGGGCCACCCACGCCGTCGTCCGCACCAGCCGCTCGCCCCTGACCAACCTGCACCTCGGGGGACGCCGCGGCGATCTGGACACCGCCCGCGAGGCCGTCGAGGCCGCGGGCGCCCGCTGGGCCGACGTGCTCGGCGTGTGCGAGCAGGCCGCGGCCTGCTTCCCGCGCACTCTGTGCGTCGGCGTCGACCTGCTGCCCGCCGTCGGCTGGCGCGGGGCCGCGATCGGCGAGGTCAACGCCTTCGGCGACCTGCTGCCCCGGCTCACCGGTCTGCCCGGCGGCGGGGCGGAGGGCCAGGACACGTACGCGGCCCAGGTGGCGGCCGTGTTGCGCGGCTTCGTCCCGCACAGAACAGGAACACCGCATGCCTGA
- a CDS encoding carbohydrate ABC transporter permease, which yields MSTSVTASPAKSAAPGLRTPRKKHTPGKPKRNVLLTVLMALMVLYTVVPLIWLIINSTKTQAGLADSNGLWFAHDFALWDNVRDTFTYHDGIFGRWLLNTLLYVGLGAGGATLLAVLGGYALAKFQFPGRRAVFAVVIGAVAVPGTALAVPTFLMFSKMGLTDTPSAVIIPSLVSPFGLYLMWVFAAEAIPTELLEAARMDGASEVRTFFQVALPLLAPGIVTVLLFTTVATWNNYFLPLIMLKDPDWYPLTLGLSAWSSQAQTIGGDVIFNLVITGSLLTILPLIAAFLFLQKHWQSGLAAGSVKE from the coding sequence ATGAGCACCTCTGTCACCGCCTCCCCCGCGAAGAGCGCCGCGCCCGGACTGCGCACCCCCCGTAAGAAGCACACCCCCGGCAAGCCGAAGCGCAACGTGCTGCTGACGGTGCTGATGGCCCTGATGGTCCTCTACACCGTGGTGCCGCTGATCTGGCTGATCATCAACTCGACGAAGACCCAGGCCGGCCTGGCCGACTCCAACGGCCTGTGGTTCGCCCACGACTTCGCGCTGTGGGACAACGTCCGGGACACCTTCACCTACCACGACGGCATCTTCGGCCGCTGGCTGCTGAACACCCTGCTGTACGTGGGGCTCGGCGCGGGCGGCGCGACGCTGCTGGCCGTGCTCGGCGGGTACGCGCTGGCGAAGTTCCAGTTCCCCGGCAGGCGCGCCGTGTTCGCCGTGGTGATCGGCGCGGTGGCCGTGCCGGGTACGGCGCTGGCGGTGCCCACCTTCCTGATGTTCAGCAAGATGGGGCTGACCGACACCCCTTCGGCGGTCATCATCCCCTCGCTGGTGTCGCCGTTCGGCCTCTACCTGATGTGGGTGTTCGCCGCCGAGGCGATCCCGACCGAGCTGCTGGAGGCGGCCCGGATGGACGGGGCGAGCGAGGTGCGGACCTTCTTCCAGGTCGCGCTGCCGCTGCTGGCCCCCGGGATCGTGACCGTGCTGCTGTTCACCACGGTCGCCACCTGGAACAACTACTTCCTCCCGCTGATCATGCTGAAGGACCCGGACTGGTACCCGCTGACGCTGGGTCTGAGCGCCTGGAGCTCCCAGGCACAGACCATCGGCGGTGACGTGATCTTCAACCTGGTGATCACGGGGTCCCTGCTGACGATCCTTCCGCTGATCGCCGCCTTCCTGTTCCTCCAGAAGCACTGGCAGTCCGGCCTCGCCGCCGGAAGCGTCAAGGAGTGA
- a CDS encoding glycoside hydrolase, giving the protein MARRNRSRRTLGAAALTALATGAALLSVPVQAHAEAAVTVTPDPSYRQEKFEGWGTSLVWFANATGDYPPAVREKLAKLLFGDDGLALNIARYNIGGGNAPDVKDYLRAGGAVEGWWKAPAGTTREDTDWWSADDPADWNKNADATQRWWVDRIKKDITHWETFSNSPPWFMTESGYVSGGFNANTDQLKADSVDDFAAYIAGATKRLEKAEGIKVDTVDPFNEPNTGYWGTRLDANGQPVGGRQEGAHIGPALQQKVLAALAPALKKAKTKAKISAMDETNPSIFATNWNSYSQASKDLVDQMNVHTYGTGQRTTVRDLAKAADKPLWMSEVEGDWGDGQSFTDMRPGLGLAQQMVNDLRELEPSAWVFWQPVEDYDNMKPGGESAKGGNWGEIQLPFSCTKSDTLKSCPIYTNTKFDTARNFTHFIKPGDKLIKVDDTSSAAAVTKNGKGVSLVHVNSTTAARTVTIDLSKFRTVKRGATVTPTVTSADGKLKQQAPVKVVDGKATYTVPAQSVTSFAVKGVSGVAKNASLFTKGHSYTLTGVQSGKAVTVAANGKSLVIGSANGSTAQQWQLDARHGDKGARQRYVFANPAEGKRLAVRDNVPVVEPDTGERDPATEWIMSTTGDSTWTLINVATGRLLEVGGQATNEGAAVTTWQANSGSNQRWRVTDVTP; this is encoded by the coding sequence ATGGCACGCCGTAACCGCAGCAGACGGACCCTCGGGGCCGCCGCACTCACCGCCCTGGCCACCGGGGCCGCGCTTCTCAGCGTCCCCGTGCAGGCGCACGCCGAGGCCGCCGTCACCGTGACGCCGGACCCCTCGTACCGGCAGGAGAAGTTCGAGGGCTGGGGCACCAGCCTGGTCTGGTTCGCGAACGCCACCGGCGACTACCCGCCGGCGGTCCGCGAGAAGCTCGCCAAGCTGCTCTTCGGCGACGACGGCCTCGCGCTGAACATCGCCCGCTACAACATCGGCGGCGGCAACGCGCCGGACGTGAAGGACTACCTGCGCGCGGGCGGCGCCGTCGAGGGCTGGTGGAAGGCGCCCGCGGGCACCACCCGCGAGGACACCGACTGGTGGAGCGCGGACGACCCGGCGGACTGGAACAAGAACGCCGACGCCACCCAGCGCTGGTGGGTCGACCGCATCAAGAAGGACATCACCCACTGGGAGACGTTCAGCAACTCCCCGCCGTGGTTCATGACGGAGAGCGGCTACGTCTCGGGCGGGTTCAACGCCAACACCGACCAGTTGAAGGCCGACTCGGTCGACGACTTCGCCGCCTACATCGCCGGCGCGACCAAGCGGCTGGAGAAGGCCGAGGGCATCAAGGTCGACACCGTCGACCCGTTCAACGAGCCCAACACCGGCTACTGGGGCACCCGGCTCGACGCGAACGGCCAACCGGTCGGCGGCCGCCAGGAGGGCGCCCACATCGGTCCCGCGCTCCAGCAGAAGGTGCTCGCCGCGCTGGCGCCCGCGCTGAAGAAGGCGAAGACCAAGGCGAAGATTTCGGCGATGGACGAGACCAACCCGTCCATCTTCGCGACGAACTGGAACTCCTACTCGCAGGCCTCCAAGGACCTCGTGGACCAGATGAACGTCCACACCTACGGCACCGGTCAGCGCACCACCGTCCGCGACCTCGCCAAGGCCGCCGACAAGCCGCTGTGGATGAGCGAGGTCGAGGGAGACTGGGGCGACGGGCAGAGCTTCACCGACATGCGTCCGGGCCTCGGGCTGGCCCAGCAGATGGTGAACGATCTGCGTGAACTGGAGCCCAGCGCCTGGGTGTTCTGGCAGCCGGTCGAGGACTACGACAACATGAAGCCGGGCGGCGAGTCCGCCAAGGGCGGCAACTGGGGCGAGATCCAGCTCCCGTTCAGCTGCACGAAGTCGGACACCCTGAAGTCGTGCCCGATCTACACGAACACCAAGTTCGACACGGCCCGCAACTTCACCCACTTCATCAAGCCCGGCGACAAGCTCATCAAGGTGGACGACACCTCCAGCGCCGCCGCCGTGACGAAGAACGGCAAGGGCGTCTCCCTCGTCCACGTGAACTCCACCACCGCGGCCCGCACGGTCACCATCGACCTGTCGAAGTTCCGCACCGTCAAGCGGGGCGCGACCGTCACACCGACCGTGACCAGCGCCGACGGCAAGCTGAAGCAGCAGGCCCCGGTCAAGGTCGTCGACGGCAAGGCCACCTACACCGTCCCGGCGCAGTCCGTGACCTCGTTCGCCGTGAAGGGCGTCTCGGGCGTCGCGAAGAACGCGAGCCTGTTCACCAAGGGCCACTCCTACACGCTGACCGGCGTGCAGAGCGGCAAGGCGGTGACCGTCGCCGCCAACGGCAAGAGCCTGGTCATCGGCTCGGCCAACGGCAGCACCGCGCAGCAGTGGCAGCTCGACGCACGGCACGGCGACAAGGGCGCACGCCAGCGGTACGTCTTCGCCAACCCGGCCGAGGGCAAGCGTCTCGCCGTCCGCGACAACGTGCCGGTGGTCGAGCCGGACACCGGCGAGCGGGACCCCGCCACCGAGTGGATCATGTCGACCACGGGTGACAGCACATGGACGCTGATCAACGTGGCGACCGGACGGCTCCTCGAGGTCGGCGGCCAGGCGACCAACGAGGGCGCGGCCGTCACCACCTGGCAGGCCAACTCCGGTTCCAACCAGCGCTGGAGGGTCACGGACGTGACGCCGTAA
- a CDS encoding STM4013/SEN3800 family hydrolase: protein MNDVVGSHDILLVTLDTLRYDVAAELAQAGRIPHLARHLPNGRWERRHAPGSFTYASHQAIFAGFLPTPAAPGPHPRLFAASFAGSETTAGGTFVYDTPDLVSGLGKEGYHTVCVGGVGFFNKQGPLGSVLPGLFHESHWAPEFGVTSPESFENQIARAEQTVRELPPEKRMFLFVNVSALHQPNWFHLPGATRAAGDSRETHAAALEYVDRHIGRLFTAASSRRRCFAIVCSDHGTAYGDDGYTGHRLGHESVWTVPYAHFFLDPPPLDPAPGGPVPLDSAPREPVPRPTETDR from the coding sequence ATGAACGACGTCGTCGGCAGCCACGACATCCTCCTGGTGACCCTGGACACCCTGCGGTACGACGTGGCCGCCGAGCTGGCGCAGGCGGGCCGCATCCCGCACCTCGCGCGCCACCTCCCGAACGGCCGCTGGGAGCGCCGGCACGCCCCGGGCAGCTTCACCTACGCCTCCCACCAGGCCATCTTCGCCGGTTTCCTGCCCACCCCGGCAGCCCCCGGACCGCACCCGCGGCTGTTCGCGGCGAGCTTCGCCGGCAGCGAGACCACCGCCGGCGGCACCTTCGTCTACGACACGCCCGATCTGGTCTCCGGCCTCGGGAAGGAGGGGTACCACACCGTCTGCGTCGGGGGAGTGGGCTTCTTCAACAAGCAGGGCCCGCTGGGCTCGGTGCTGCCCGGTCTGTTCCACGAGTCCCACTGGGCACCGGAGTTCGGCGTCACCTCGCCGGAGTCCTTCGAGAACCAGATCGCCCGCGCCGAGCAGACCGTCCGCGAACTCCCGCCCGAGAAAAGGATGTTCCTCTTCGTGAACGTCTCCGCGCTGCACCAGCCGAACTGGTTCCACCTGCCCGGTGCGACCCGGGCTGCGGGCGACAGCCGTGAGACGCACGCCGCGGCGCTGGAGTACGTGGACCGGCACATCGGGCGGCTGTTCACCGCCGCGAGCAGCAGACGCCGCTGCTTCGCGATCGTCTGCTCCGACCACGGCACCGCCTACGGCGACGACGGCTACACCGGCCACCGCCTGGGCCACGAGTCCGTGTGGACCGTGCCGTACGCCCACTTCTTCCTCGACCCCCCACCCCTCGACCCCGCCCCCGGTGGTCCCGTACCCCTCGACTCCGCACCCCGTGAGCCCGTACCCCGTCCGACGGAGACCGACCGATGA